One window from the genome of Jiangella alba encodes:
- a CDS encoding NAD(P)/FAD-dependent oxidoreductase — MTNENRYDVVVIGGGPAGLSGALTLARARRSVLVVDAGEPRNAPAGGVHNYLGREGAAPGELYRIGRSEIAGYGGEFVDGAVAEVTDAAGDFTVRLVSGATVRARRILLATGGVDELPDVPGVRERWGRDVLHCPYCHGWEVRDRAIGVLATSAASVHHAQLFRQWSADVTLFTHTAPALDDAQLADLAGRGVRVVEGTVAALRIESDELTGVELDSGLVVPAGAVVVAPKPVARVGMVAGLGLTAVEQERGGIIAGTALTVDPMGGTSVPGVWAAGNVADVFATVIKSASAGVDAAAMINMDLVNSGIYSPAAVAAAS, encoded by the coding sequence ATGACTAATGAGAACCGTTACGACGTAGTAGTGATCGGCGGCGGGCCGGCCGGTCTGAGCGGTGCGCTGACGCTGGCGCGGGCGCGGCGGTCCGTCCTGGTGGTCGACGCCGGTGAGCCGCGCAACGCGCCGGCCGGTGGCGTCCACAACTACCTGGGCCGCGAGGGCGCCGCGCCGGGCGAGCTGTACCGCATCGGCCGGTCCGAGATCGCCGGCTACGGCGGCGAGTTCGTCGACGGCGCGGTGGCCGAGGTGACCGACGCGGCCGGTGACTTCACCGTCCGCCTCGTCAGCGGCGCGACGGTGCGGGCGCGGCGGATCCTGCTGGCCACGGGCGGCGTCGACGAGCTGCCGGACGTGCCCGGCGTGCGCGAGCGGTGGGGGCGCGACGTGCTGCACTGCCCGTACTGCCACGGCTGGGAGGTGCGCGACCGCGCGATCGGCGTGCTGGCGACGTCGGCGGCGTCGGTGCACCACGCGCAGCTGTTCCGGCAGTGGTCCGCCGACGTCACCCTGTTCACCCACACCGCGCCGGCCCTGGACGACGCGCAGCTGGCCGACCTCGCCGGGCGCGGCGTGCGGGTGGTCGAGGGGACGGTCGCGGCGCTGCGGATCGAGTCCGACGAGCTGACTGGCGTCGAGCTCGACAGCGGCCTCGTCGTCCCCGCAGGCGCCGTCGTCGTCGCGCCGAAGCCGGTCGCGCGGGTCGGCATGGTCGCCGGGCTCGGCCTGACCGCCGTCGAGCAGGAGCGCGGCGGCATCATCGCGGGCACCGCCCTCACCGTCGACCCGATGGGCGGCACCTCGGTGCCTGGTGTCTGGGCGGCCGGCAACGTTGCCGATGTGTTCGCCACAGTGATCAAGTCTGCATCGGCCGGTGTTGACGCGGCGGCCATGATCAACATGGATCTCGTCAACAGTGGAATCTACTCACCGGCCGCGGTGGCCGCCGCGAGCTGA
- a CDS encoding iron-siderophore ABC transporter substrate-binding protein — translation MNPRRLPTFLLALLLGAALAGCGSDDDASGDDGGSGDDTNAAGSDGFPVTIEHALGSATLEEAPERVVTWGPSNQDAVLALGVVPVAMPFFDYGGDDEGVLPWVRENLGDAELPALLPNASGEEIPYEAIAEEQPDVIVAVYSGITQEEYDTLSAIAPTVAYPDGPWSTSWQDQTTIIGAALGRSAQAGELVAETEEYLATRTDEFPELAGTTFAYGAEDGAQLALYTSDDVRVRLLTDLGMTLAPYVDEHAEGDGVYYYVSPELAGDIEADVFIGWFNDQVAADAFAASPAYAQLPAVAAGAFAPIAGEDYVTASSAPTVLSIPWMLDDYLPQLAAATAAGE, via the coding sequence GTGAATCCTCGACGCCTGCCGACCTTCCTGCTCGCTCTGCTGCTCGGCGCCGCCCTCGCCGGCTGCGGCTCCGACGACGACGCCTCGGGCGACGACGGCGGGAGCGGCGACGACACCAACGCTGCCGGCAGCGACGGATTCCCCGTCACCATCGAGCACGCGCTCGGCTCGGCCACCCTCGAGGAGGCGCCGGAGCGGGTGGTCACCTGGGGGCCGTCGAACCAGGACGCGGTGCTGGCGCTCGGGGTCGTCCCGGTGGCGATGCCGTTCTTCGACTACGGCGGCGACGACGAGGGCGTGCTGCCGTGGGTGCGCGAGAACCTCGGCGACGCCGAGCTGCCGGCGCTGCTGCCGAACGCGTCCGGCGAAGAGATCCCGTACGAGGCGATCGCCGAGGAGCAGCCCGACGTCATCGTGGCCGTGTACTCGGGGATCACGCAGGAGGAGTACGACACCCTCAGCGCCATCGCACCGACCGTCGCCTACCCGGACGGGCCGTGGAGCACGTCCTGGCAGGACCAGACGACGATCATCGGCGCGGCGCTGGGCCGGTCCGCCCAGGCCGGCGAGCTGGTCGCCGAGACCGAGGAGTACCTCGCCACCCGCACCGACGAGTTCCCGGAACTGGCCGGCACCACCTTCGCCTACGGCGCCGAGGACGGCGCGCAGCTCGCCCTCTACACGTCCGACGACGTGCGGGTGCGGCTGCTCACCGACCTCGGCATGACGCTCGCCCCGTACGTCGACGAGCACGCGGAGGGCGACGGCGTGTACTACTACGTGTCGCCGGAACTGGCGGGCGACATCGAGGCCGACGTGTTCATCGGCTGGTTCAACGACCAGGTGGCGGCCGACGCGTTCGCGGCGAGCCCGGCGTACGCGCAGCTCCCGGCCGTCGCGGCGGGCGCGTTCGCCCCGATCGCCGGCGAGGACTACGTGACCGCCAGCTCCGCGCCGACGGTGCTGTCGATCCCGTGGATGCTCGACGACTACCTGCCTCAGCTCGCGGCGGCCACCGCGGCCGGTGAGTAG